The Macaca nemestrina isolate mMacNem1 chromosome 6, mMacNem.hap1, whole genome shotgun sequence genome window below encodes:
- the LOC105473044 gene encoding relaxin-3 receptor 1 produces MQMADAAAIATMNKTAGGDKLAELFSLVPDLLEAANTSGNASLQLPDLWWELGLELPDGAPPGHPPGSGGAESMDTESRVRILISVVYWVVCALGLAGNLLVLYLMKNMQGWRKSSINLFITNLALTDFQFVLTLPFWAVENALDFKWPFGKAMCKIVSMVTSMNMYASVFFLTAMSVTRYHSVASALKSHRTRGHGQGDCCGRSLGDSCCFSAKALCVCIWALATLSSLPNAIFSTTVKVMGEELCLVRFPDKLLGRDRQFWLGLYHLQKVLLGFVLPLGIINLCYLLLVRFISDRRVAGREGGDAVARGGPVGASARRLSKVTKSVTIVVLSFFLCWLPNQALTTWSILIKFNAVPFSQEYFLCQVYAFPVSVCLAHSNSCLNPILYCLVRREFRKALKSLLWRIASPSLTSMRPFTATTKPEPEDQGLQALAPLRAATEPDLLCYPPGVVVYSGGRYDLLPSSSAY; encoded by the coding sequence ATGCAGATGGCCGATGCAGCCGCGATAGCTACCATGAATAAGACAGCAGGCGGGGACAAGCTAGCAGAACTCTTCAGTCTGGTCCCGGACCTTCTGGAGGCTGCCAACACGAGTGGTAACGCGTCGCTGCAGCTTCCGGACTTGTGGTGGGAGCTGGGGCTGGAGTTGCCGGACGGCGCGCCGCCAGGACATCCTCCGGGCAGCGGCGGGGCAGAGAGCATGGACACCGAGTCCCGGGTGCGGATTCTTATCAGCGTAGTGTACTGGGTGGTGTGCGCCCTGGGGTTGGCGGGCAACCTGCTGGTGCTCTACCTGATGAAGAACATGCAGGGCTGGCGCAAGTCCTCTATCAACCTTTTCATCACCAACCTGGCACTGACGGACTTTCAGTTTGTGCTCACCCTGCCCTTCTGGGCGGTGGAGAACGCTCTTGACTTCAAATGGCCCTTCGGCAAGGCCATGTGTAAGATCGTGTCCATGGTAACGTCCATGAACATGTACGCCAGCGTCTTCTTCCTCACTGCCATGAGTGTGACACGCTACCACTCGGTGGCCTCGGCTCTGAAGAGCCACCGGACGCGAGGACACGGCCAGGGCGACTGCTGCGGCCGGAGCCTGGGGGACAGCTGCTGCTTCTCGGCCAAGGcgctgtgtgtgtgcatctgggCTTTGGCCACGCTGTCCTCGCTGCCCAATGCCATTTTCTCCACCACGGTCAAGGTGATGGGCGAGGAGCTGTGCCTGGTGCGCTTCCCGGACAAGTTGCTGGGCCGCGACAGGCAGTTCTGGCTGGGCCTCTACCACTTGCAGAAGGTGCTGTTGGGCTTCGTGCTGCCGCTGGGCATCATTAACTTGTGCTACCTGCTGCTGGTGCGCTTCATCTCCGACCGCCGCGTAGCAGGGCGGGAAGGAGGGGACGCGGTAGCCAGAGGAGGCCCGGTCGGAGCCAGCGCCCGGAGACTGTCGAAGGTGACCAAATCAGTGACCATCGTTGTCCTGTCCTTCTTCTTGTGTTGGCTGCCCAACCAGGCGCTCACCACCTGGAGCATCCTCATCAAGTTCAATGCAGTGCCCTTCAGCCAGGAGTATTTCCTGTGCCAGGTATACGCGTTCCCTGTGAGCGTGTGCCTGGCACACTCCAACAGCTGCCTCAACCCCATCCTCTACTGTCTCGTGCGCCGCGAGTTCCGCAAGGCGCTCAAGAGCCTGCTGTGGCGCATCGCGTCTCCTTCGCTTACCAGCATGCGCCCCTTCACCGCCACTACCAAGCCGGAGCCCGAGGATCAGGGGCTGCAGGCCCTGGCGCCGCTCCGAGCGGCCACGGAGCCGGACCTGCTCTGCTACCCACCTGGCGTCGTGGTCTACAGCGGGGGGCGCTACGACCTGCTGCCCAGCAGCTCTGCCTACTGA